One Solanum lycopersicum chromosome 2, SLM_r2.1 genomic region harbors:
- the LOC101265380 gene encoding chaperone protein dnaJ C76, chloroplastic, with amino-acid sequence MHSSTLPIQTVPTKSINKFLNQRAHFPNSWKFHNKNTYKNSIVCRANTSSITDFDLYDLFGVESSSNQAQIKLAYRMLQKRCHPDIAGPSGHEMAIILNQAYALLSDPVARMAYDKEVTKVADLKGYTGKPLYSAWCGEDNEERAVFVDEVKCVGCLKCALLAEKTFAVECVYGRARVVAQWADTEAKIQEAIDACPVDCISVVERSNLAALEFLMSKKPRGNVRIGTGNTVGARTSNIFDDLDKFQSRYQGAFNKTNPKASEEARILAFQAIRAISNFFYWQSPIGGDAEDIHALVPVRRRLIEPNVKKLRHVVEAMKQVKKSTVNQSSNDEYWSPSTPTLADTSLVVGEVDSFPKLPMEFYDEAFSPREKHQGSPRLGIVPFTTATAAAITVWIKLGEETSVRLKDHIGGSLALDIVNSPWLKVILAGITWYMIGMALVELTGTIHSLFNQDRKL; translated from the exons ATGCATTCTTCTACTCTGCCCATACAAACCGTTCCCACGAAAAGCAtaaacaaatttctaaatcAAAGAGCTCATTTTCCAAATTCATGGAAATTCCATAACAAAAATACTTATAAGAACTCTATTGTATGCAGAGCTAATACTAGTTCAATCACTGATTTTGACCTCTATGATCTTTTTGGAGTTGAAAGTTCATCTAACCAGGCACAGATTAAGCTAGCCTATAGGATGCTTCAGAAGCGATGCCACCCAGATATCGCTGGACCATCTGGACATGAAATGGCTATTATACTGAATCAAGCTTATGCGCTTCTTTCTGATCCTGTTGCGCGTATGGCTTATGATAAG GAAGTGACAAAAGTAGCAGATTTAAAGGGGTATACAGGAAAACCTTTGTATTCGGCATGGTGTGGTGAAGATAATGAAGAAAGAGCTGTGTTTGTTGATGAAGTAAAGTGTGTAGGCTGCTTAAAATGTGCTTTGTTGGCTGAAAAGACATTTGCTGTTGAATGTGTGTATGGAAGAGCTAGAGTTGTTGCTCAATGGGCTGATACAGAAGCCAAAATTCAAGAAGCTATAGATGCATGTCCAGTTGATTGCATCTC AGTTGTTGAGAGGTCGAATTTGGCTGCACTTGAATTCCTAATGTCGAAGAAGCCACGAGGTAATGTTAGAATTGGTACTGGCAATACAGTTGGTGCTCGTACCTCCAATATATTTGATGATCTAGACAAATTTCAGAGCAGATATCAAGGTGCCTTCAACAAAACCAATCCTAAG GCTTCAGAAGAGGCACGAATATTAGCATTTCAAGCAATCCGAGctatatcaaattttttctacTGGCAATCACCAATTGGAGGAGATGCAGAAGACATCCATGCTTTGGTACCAGTTAGGAGAAGGCTAATTGAACCCAACGTTAAGAAGCTTAGACATGTTGTAGAAGCTATGAAACAAGTCAAAAAATCAACAGTTAATCAAAGTAGCAACGATGAGTATTGGTCTCCATCAACTCCTACACTTGCGGACACCAGTTTGGTAGTAGGTGAAGTTGATTCCTTCCCCAAATTACCAATGGAATTCTATGATGAAGCTTTCTCACCAAGGGAGAAACATCAAGGTAGTCCCAGACTCGGGATAGTGCCATTcacaacagcaacagcagcagcaaTTACAGTTTGGATAAAACTTGGAGAAGAAACGAGTGTTAGACTCAAAGATCATATTGGTGGTTCTCTCGCATTAGACATTGTGAACAGCCCATGGCTCAAGGTCATTCTGGCAGGTATTACATGGTATATGATTGGTATGGCACTAGTGGAACTCACAGGGACGATTCATAGTTTATTTAACCAGGACAGAAAATTGTGA
- the LOC101265686 gene encoding thioredoxin-like protein YLS8: MSYLLPHLHSGWAVDQAILAEEERLVIIRFGHDWDETCMQMDEVLASVADTLKNFAVIYLVDITEVPDFNTMYELYDPSTIMFFFRNKHIMIDLGTGNNNKINWALKDKQEFIDIVETVYRGARKGRGLVIAPKDYSTKYRY; this comes from the exons ATGTCGTACTTGTTACCTCACCTTCACTCAGGATGGGCCGTCGATCAAGCCATTCTCGCTGAAGAGGAACGCCTTGTCATCATCCGCTTCGGCCATGACTGGGATGAAACTTGTATGCAG ATGGATGAGGTGCTAGCTTCAGTTGCAGATACATTAAAGAATTTTGCTGTGATATACCTGGTGGACATAACAGAGGTCCCTGATTTTAACACGATGTATGAATTGTACGATCCATCAACTATCATGTTCTTCTTCAGGAACAAGCACATCATGATTGATCTTGGCACAGGAAACAACAACAAGATCAACTGGGCACTCAAAGATAAACAGGAGTTCATTGATATTGTTGAGACAGTGTACCGTGGTGCACGAAAGGGTCGTGGTCTAGTTATTGCACCAAAAGATTACTCTACCAAGTATCGTTACTGA